A window from Cytobacillus sp. FSL H8-0458 encodes these proteins:
- a CDS encoding SA1320 family protein: MDTLKGSPNINTDIAATNDKDLVELAGLHAYTYPLFESVLQVNNTDYTVIDTHYEDPTGLDAMTVVNMETEEISIIYVGTDASGKYGKKDILTDAQLLSDLTPAQLSAARSYYTEMNQKYSQVGGVKSIAGNSLGGGLVGAVAVENPDVNAVTLNPALLPEGMVDPNQTYDNITNYFSSYDVLTQTLIALDLHGRIPGKQYEIFNGIPEFSKLATNHTGYLRNEDGTQFYVIGEVGKPGYGKIYVDADAHIVSSIWTGVPLYGGHSDRIEINKENLDLLASSLQSHVMERLNLAHEYLGNSVAIVDDEANRYYERLSRLQKIFEEMFENLISEPLFMGITSISNRLTAEIDHLVSLLNVAESHAKSLNYILNSPPAELLEHIFRTNVSVESIFNEIRGFLYDLKADVQDLSKSLIRIISNKIPELFEGGKELWYDAVVSELKAHYGIVNNNRDKLLSHIGEYQKQVQDVASNFHDRDLSLGQSIRSKSTHSNSISVQGTNTYKLEDSPYMELRMKIKEFQMDTSYSAFTASTQALLFPILHKGWVITLNIENALELLSSTIKGATKFALDYTIPGKLFGLFSDFDDKIRNSVNNALEPLDEFAGTIEGIRKGLDRLMAEYPTLLENFRPYVETAIFNNSGYYNVHLYNLASIAILREMEMLFDDVVFQLGHHKAEAIEALCEVSKKVKGNMGILYEQVDRGTIN; the protein is encoded by the coding sequence ATGGATACTCTAAAGGGTTCACCAAATATTAATACGGATATAGCAGCAACTAATGATAAAGATTTAGTGGAACTGGCCGGCCTTCATGCCTATACCTATCCGCTATTTGAATCAGTGCTGCAAGTAAATAATACAGATTATACGGTTATTGATACCCATTATGAAGACCCCACTGGCCTTGATGCAATGACAGTAGTAAATATGGAAACAGAGGAAATATCCATCATTTATGTCGGCACCGATGCAAGCGGAAAATATGGCAAGAAGGATATTCTGACAGATGCACAGCTTTTAAGTGATCTGACTCCGGCCCAGCTGAGCGCAGCAAGAAGCTATTATACTGAAATGAACCAAAAGTATAGCCAGGTTGGCGGCGTTAAATCAATCGCGGGAAATTCACTTGGCGGCGGTCTGGTTGGTGCAGTAGCAGTGGAAAATCCAGATGTAAACGCTGTTACCTTAAACCCTGCACTGCTTCCTGAGGGGATGGTGGACCCTAACCAAACGTATGATAACATCACAAACTACTTCAGCAGCTACGATGTGCTGACTCAGACTTTAATCGCATTGGATCTGCATGGCAGGATTCCGGGAAAACAGTATGAAATCTTCAATGGGATTCCAGAATTCTCAAAGCTTGCTACAAACCATACAGGCTATCTGAGGAATGAAGATGGCACTCAGTTTTATGTTATCGGTGAAGTCGGCAAGCCAGGCTATGGCAAAATCTATGTGGATGCTGATGCCCATATCGTATCCAGCATCTGGACGGGAGTACCGCTGTATGGCGGGCACTCCGACCGCATCGAGATCAACAAGGAGAACCTGGATCTTCTTGCTTCCTCCCTGCAAAGCCATGTAATGGAAAGACTGAACCTTGCTCACGAGTACCTGGGCAATTCGGTTGCCATTGTAGACGATGAAGCAAACCGTTATTATGAACGGCTCAGCCGCCTGCAGAAGATTTTCGAAGAGATGTTTGAAAATCTGATCAGTGAACCGCTGTTTATGGGGATTACTTCGATCAGCAATCGATTAACGGCCGAGATTGATCATTTGGTCTCTTTATTAAATGTGGCGGAAAGCCATGCTAAATCCCTGAACTATATATTGAATTCCCCGCCTGCTGAGCTGCTTGAACATATTTTCCGGACGAACGTCAGCGTGGAAAGCATCTTTAATGAAATCCGCGGCTTTTTATATGATTTGAAAGCAGATGTTCAGGATCTTTCCAAAAGCCTTATCCGGATTATTTCCAATAAAATCCCGGAACTTTTTGAGGGCGGAAAAGAACTCTGGTATGATGCTGTAGTCAGTGAGTTAAAAGCTCATTACGGGATCGTTAACAATAACAGGGATAAGCTTCTTTCGCATATCGGCGAATATCAAAAACAAGTTCAGGATGTTGCCTCTAACTTTCATGACAGGGATCTTTCCCTGGGACAGTCGATTAGAAGCAAATCCACCCATTCCAATTCTATATCCGTGCAGGGAACGAACACGTATAAGCTGGAAGATTCCCCTTATATGGAGCTTAGGATGAAGATTAAGGAATTCCAGATGGATACGTCTTATTCTGCTTTCACTGCATCAACCCAGGCACTTCTCTTTCCTATCTTGCATAAGGGCTGGGTGATTACCCTGAACATTGAAAATGCACTTGAACTCCTGTCGAGCACTATCAAAGGCGCAACCAAATTCGCCTTGGACTACACCATCCCCGGCAAGTTATTCGGCCTGTTTTCGGACTTTGACGATAAAATTCGAAACAGCGTCAACAACGCGCTGGAGCCTTTGGATGAATTTGCCGGCACGATTGAAGGCATCAGAAAAGGTTTAGACAGATTAATGGCGGAGTATCCTACTCTATTAGAGAATTTCAGGCCTTATGTCGAGACAGCCATATTCAATAACAGCGGTTACTATAATGTCCACCTCTATAACCTTGCATCCATTGCTATTTTAAGAGAAATGGAAATGCTGTTTGATGATGTGGTGTTTCAGCTGGGGCATCATAAAGCTGAAGCCATTGAGGCATTGTGTGAAGTTTCTAAAAAAGTGAAGGGTAATATGGGGATATTGTATGAACAGGTGGATCGCGGGACGATTAATTAA
- a CDS encoding DUF4127 family protein — translation MNRWKALFSACMAVLLLFGNLGEMEATEKKVGLAKILMVPLDDRPANLYFPQQVGKTAGVEVITPPTDMIGFYTEPGNGKEISKWLLDNAEEADGFVISASMLAYGGLIASRTGVKSEEEALSDIQLIKKLKELYPEKPVYVYDTIQRLAVTAISDEYLKYYDQIRRWAILYDQVINLGMEEYRAEFEKLESEIPESVLQDYLNARARNHSINKLLIDWVNDGSIDYLILAQDDAAPHGLHRAEREILVEKVTEYGLEDQVSVFPGADEVDVVLVSRFVTQLFNTEPSFYIDYGGIHGKDWIAPFEDTTFDYNVIRHITASGGKIAEDEKGADIHLLLNTPSSDKNKRTIDVEKMVNRTSDLIKAGKQVAIGDVIEVNRADALLISQLTEKIDLTKLLAYSGWNTAGNTIGITIGHAAARTAFLEQTSGFGVPLYEDTAEAHYEFLLHRFSKDHSYKNIVHPAARAYITKIGASEWGLGEDYDLVNQFVHDQLTLETQKWFQHFKGKHVYIGKRGNKDFYRTIDSLESVHVKLPWPRIFEAELEPEVNLK, via the coding sequence GTGAATAGATGGAAAGCTTTGTTTTCAGCATGTATGGCTGTTCTGTTGTTATTTGGTAATCTAGGTGAAATGGAGGCTACAGAAAAGAAGGTTGGTTTAGCTAAAATTCTCATGGTTCCATTGGATGACCGACCCGCTAATCTCTATTTTCCGCAGCAAGTTGGAAAAACAGCGGGTGTTGAAGTCATAACACCGCCAACCGATATGATTGGTTTTTACACAGAGCCTGGAAATGGCAAAGAAATCAGCAAGTGGCTATTGGACAATGCTGAAGAGGCAGATGGGTTTGTGATTTCAGCCAGTATGCTGGCGTATGGGGGATTAATTGCTTCCCGTACTGGAGTGAAATCCGAGGAAGAGGCACTTTCTGATATACAGTTAATTAAAAAACTAAAAGAGCTTTATCCTGAAAAGCCTGTATACGTTTATGACACCATTCAGCGGCTTGCCGTAACAGCCATTAGCGATGAATACTTGAAATACTACGATCAAATCAGAAGATGGGCAATATTATATGATCAGGTCATTAACTTGGGAATGGAAGAATATCGAGCTGAATTTGAGAAATTAGAATCCGAAATACCGGAATCTGTGCTGCAGGATTATCTAAATGCGAGAGCAAGAAACCATTCTATTAATAAACTGTTAATTGATTGGGTTAACGACGGTTCAATTGATTATTTGATTCTGGCCCAGGATGATGCTGCTCCTCATGGCCTTCACCGCGCAGAAAGAGAGATTCTAGTTGAAAAGGTAACAGAATACGGGTTGGAGGATCAAGTTTCCGTATTCCCTGGAGCAGATGAAGTTGATGTGGTATTAGTATCCAGATTCGTAACGCAGCTGTTTAATACAGAACCATCATTTTATATTGATTACGGCGGTATTCACGGAAAGGACTGGATTGCACCATTTGAGGATACAACCTTCGACTATAATGTAATCAGGCACATTACCGCTTCAGGCGGCAAGATTGCCGAAGATGAAAAGGGTGCGGATATCCACCTGTTATTGAATACTCCTTCAAGTGATAAAAATAAGAGAACTATAGATGTCGAAAAAATGGTAAATAGAACAAGTGACCTTATTAAAGCAGGAAAGCAGGTTGCTATCGGGGATGTGATTGAGGTTAATCGGGCGGATGCTCTGCTTATTAGCCAACTAACTGAGAAAATCGATTTAACTAAACTTCTTGCCTATAGCGGCTGGAATACTGCTGGCAATACAATTGGCATTACAATTGGTCATGCTGCTGCCCGTACTGCATTTCTTGAACAAACTTCAGGATTTGGTGTACCACTTTATGAAGACACAGCAGAAGCACATTATGAATTCCTGCTTCATCGATTCTCAAAAGATCACAGTTACAAAAACATTGTTCATCCTGCAGCAAGGGCCTATATAACCAAAATCGGCGCAAGTGAATGGGGATTAGGTGAAGATTACGACTTAGTTAATCAATTTGTTCATGATCAATTAACCTTAGAAACACAAAAATGGTTCCAGCATTTCAAGGGGAAACACGTTTATATTGGAAAAAGGGGAAACAAGGATTTTTACAGGACGATCGATTCTTTAGAAAGTGTCCATGTTAAGCTTCCTTGGCCGAGGATTTTTGAAGCGGAGCTGGAACCGGAAGTAAATCTTAAATGA
- a CDS encoding FAD-dependent oxidoreductase: protein MKNELEFDVVVAGGGPAGINAAIAAGRGGARTLLIERYGFLGGMSTVALVYPWMTFHTETGRQVIKGIAQEIVERLMAIEGSPGHLRDTVGFTNTVTPYHPEKYKLLALEMLEEAGVEVLVHSFADSVEVDGGTIKSIRLVTKSGPIRVKGKQFIDTTGDADIAFLSGAPCLKGRENDQKTQPLTMKFRMRGVDVSKVKDAMKRNPENFYKKTPINELDELPLTGVQGFYKEWNASGVPINRDQVLFFIGPEEDEVLVNCTRVQGLDGTDVFDLTKGEREGRKQVMMMAEFLQTTIPGFEKASISAVGSQIGIRETRRISGEYSLTIEDVITGKKYDDTIALSGYPIDIHDPTGKGVQANDIEGDGSYGIPYRCLIPKGIENLLVAGRCISTTHEALATTRLTPSCMATGQAAGTAAAISLAEGIAPRNLDATMLRKKLLEGGAVLQ from the coding sequence TTGAAAAATGAGCTGGAATTTGATGTAGTCGTTGCAGGAGGGGGACCTGCAGGAATTAATGCAGCTATTGCGGCCGGGAGAGGAGGAGCCAGGACACTTCTTATTGAGAGGTATGGATTTTTAGGAGGCATGTCTACTGTGGCGCTTGTCTACCCATGGATGACTTTTCATACGGAAACGGGACGACAGGTCATTAAGGGAATTGCTCAGGAGATTGTAGAGAGGCTCATGGCTATTGAAGGTTCGCCGGGGCACTTACGGGATACAGTCGGTTTCACCAATACTGTCACTCCATATCATCCAGAGAAATATAAACTTCTTGCTTTAGAAATGCTTGAAGAAGCCGGAGTGGAAGTTCTCGTTCATAGTTTTGCAGATTCAGTTGAAGTGGATGGAGGAACCATTAAAAGCATTCGCCTGGTTACAAAGTCAGGCCCTATACGAGTTAAGGGCAAACAATTTATTGATACGACCGGAGATGCTGATATCGCATTTCTATCAGGCGCTCCCTGCTTAAAGGGGAGAGAAAATGATCAAAAAACTCAGCCGCTCACAATGAAATTCCGTATGCGGGGTGTCGATGTATCGAAAGTAAAAGATGCCATGAAAAGAAATCCTGAAAATTTTTATAAGAAGACGCCTATTAATGAATTAGATGAACTTCCTTTGACGGGCGTACAGGGCTTCTACAAAGAATGGAACGCTTCAGGAGTTCCAATTAATCGTGATCAAGTGCTATTTTTTATTGGGCCTGAAGAAGATGAGGTCCTGGTTAACTGTACAAGGGTCCAAGGGCTTGATGGCACGGACGTATTTGACTTAACAAAGGGTGAAAGAGAAGGAAGAAAACAAGTCATGATGATGGCAGAATTTCTGCAGACAACCATTCCTGGTTTTGAAAAAGCCTCCATATCGGCGGTCGGTTCCCAGATTGGCATAAGGGAGACAAGGAGAATTTCTGGCGAGTATTCTTTAACAATTGAAGATGTGATAACTGGCAAAAAATATGACGATACGATTGCCTTAAGCGGCTATCCAATTGACATCCATGACCCGACTGGGAAAGGTGTGCAGGCGAATGACATTGAAGGGGATGGAAGCTACGGAATTCCTTATAGATGTCTTATTCCTAAAGGGATTGAAAATTTGCTCGTAGCAGGAAGATGTATTTCTACTACCCATGAAGCACTTGCTACGACTCGTCTAACACCAAGCTGTATGGCAACAGGCCAGGCTGCAGGTACGGCAGCTGCCATATCACTGGCTGAAGGAATCGCTCCAAGAAATCTTGATGCCACCATGCTGCGTAAGAAATTATTAGAGGGTGGGGCAGTTTTACAATAA
- a CDS encoding carbohydrate ABC transporter permease has protein sequence MNNRKKKSFGTKVIFYGILTLVSLIMIVPFLWMINTSFKDATKIFTFQWIPDPFRWQNYLDVLEKTPFHLFYFNSIYIAILVTIGTIFFGSLAGYAFAKLSFRGSSILFLCLLSTMMIPVEVITIPLFLLMRDLGLVNTHIPLIGIPILGPAGVFGVFVMRQFFLLVPKELEEAAKLDGCSYFRIYWSIMLPLAKPAIATLTIFTFLTSWNEFYEPLIYINSKELMTLPLALALFTDEVGTKWELLMSASVMATVPLLIVFFFAQKQFIEGVSMTGGK, from the coding sequence ATGAACAATAGAAAAAAGAAGAGTTTTGGAACAAAGGTTATATTTTATGGAATATTGACCCTTGTATCTCTAATTATGATCGTGCCATTTTTATGGATGATAAATACATCATTTAAAGACGCGACTAAGATTTTTACTTTCCAGTGGATACCTGATCCCTTCCGCTGGCAGAACTATTTGGATGTACTGGAGAAAACACCGTTTCACCTATTTTATTTTAATAGTATTTATATTGCTATATTGGTCACGATTGGCACCATTTTCTTTGGGTCATTAGCTGGTTATGCGTTTGCGAAGTTATCCTTTCGCGGCAGTTCGATTCTGTTTCTTTGCTTATTAAGCACTATGATGATCCCTGTCGAGGTCATTACTATCCCGTTATTTCTATTAATGAGAGATTTGGGATTGGTGAATACTCATATCCCCCTAATAGGGATACCAATTTTGGGGCCAGCGGGAGTATTTGGGGTATTTGTCATGAGGCAATTCTTCCTCCTTGTACCTAAAGAGCTCGAAGAAGCTGCAAAGCTGGATGGGTGCTCCTATTTCCGAATCTATTGGAGCATCATGCTTCCTCTTGCCAAACCAGCGATTGCTACATTGACCATATTTACTTTCTTAACAAGCTGGAATGAATTCTATGAACCATTGATTTATATTAATTCGAAAGAACTCATGACGCTTCCGTTAGCATTAGCCTTATTTACAGATGAAGTGGGAACAAAGTGGGAACTGTTGATGAGTGCCTCAGTTATGGCAACAGTTCCGTTATTAATTGTCTTCTTCTTTGCTCAAAAGCAGTTTATTGAAGGTGTGAGCATGACAGGAGGAAAATAA